A portion of the Drosophila sechellia strain sech25 chromosome 2R, ASM438219v1, whole genome shotgun sequence genome contains these proteins:
- the LOC6609585 gene encoding MAGE-like protein 2, with translation MRMFVLPCLAVCVALAHCGGAVEDKKAEGDGKTVEKRGLHLGDYHHYQPHHEHIKTVTIEKKIPVPYTVTKHVPYTVEKKIPYEVKVDVPQPYIVEKKVPVHVKEYVKVPVHVPKPYEVIKKIPYEVKVPVDKPYEVKVPVPQPYEVIKKIPYEVKVPVPQPYEVIKKVPHEVKVEVPVPKPYEVIKKVPYEVKYEVEKPYDVEVPKPYDVEVEKPYTVVVEKKVPYEVKVPVDKPYKVEVEKPYPVHVKVPVPQPYTVEKKVPYTVEKPVPYEVKVPIEKPIPVYTEVKVPIHKEIPVPEKYHVEVPIFKHHHEDHHDYHSHGHGHY, from the exons ATGCGAATG TTCGTACTTCCTTGTCTCGCCGTGTGCGTGGCATTGGCCCACTGTGGCGGAGCAGTCGAGGATAAGAAGGCCGAAGGCGATGGCAAGACGGTGGAGAAGAGAGGACTCCACCTGGGCGACTACCACCACTACCAGCCCCACCACGAGCACATCAAGACGGTGACCATCGAGAAGAAGATCCCCGTCCCATACACGGTCACCAAGCACGTGCCCTACACCGTCGAGAAAAAG ATCCCCTACGAGGTGAAAGTGGATGTGCCTCAGCCTTACATCGTTGAGAAGAAGGTGCCGGTCCATGTCAAGGAGTACGTGAAAGTACCCGTCCATGTGCCCAAACCCTATGAGGTGATCAAGAAGATCCCCTATGAGGTTAAGGTGCCAGTCGACAAGCCGTACGAGGTTAAGGTGCCCGTGCCCCAACCCTACGAAGTGATCAAGAAGATTCCCTATGAGGTCAAGGTGCCAGTGCCCCAGCCCTACGAAGTGATCAAGAAGGTGCCCCATGAGGTTAAGGTCGAGGTCCCGGTTCCCAAGCCATACGAGGTGATCAAGAAGGTGCCCTATGAAGTCAAATACGAGGTGGAGAAGCCATACGACGTGGAAGTGCCCAAGCCCTACGATGTGGAGGTCGAGAAGCCGTACACCGTTGTCGTGGAGAAGAAGGTGCCCTATGAGGTCAAGGTTCCCGTCGACAAGCCCTACAAGGTTGAG GTGGAGAAACCCTACCCTGTCCATGTGAAGGTGCCCGTGCCCCAGCCTTACACCGTCGAGAAGAAGGTTCCTTACACCGTCGAGAAGCCCGTGCCCTATGAGGTCAAGGTGCCCATCGAGAAGCCCATTCCCGTCTACACGGAGGTGAAGGTGCCCATCCACAAGGAGATTCCAGTGCCGGAGAAGTACCACGTCGAGGTGCCGATCTTCAAGCACCACCACGAGGACCACCACGACTACCACAGCCACGGCCATGGACACTACTAG
- the LOC6609583 gene encoding Na(+)/H(+) exchange regulatory cofactor NHE-RF1, with the protein MSTPTSPKTPTPPTLPPGVTKTCHIVKRPDFDGYGFNLHSEKVKPGQFIGKVDADSPAEAAGLKEGDRILEVNGVSIGSETHKQVVARIKAIANEVRLLLIDVDGKALEVKPASPPAAACNGNGSASPNGYEGTKQEMPGASANISSISMVSTKRSSNASSIQSGSTMNASDLDVVDRGIPAAAAPVVTTPPPVQNGSKPSSPINNNTLMSTPPPPSATKAGINNNGSVYNTNGNGTNGMTTPTTPPPPTSGYKAGTLHLPMTAAEMRAKLASKKKYDPKNESVDLKKKFDIIQKL; encoded by the coding sequence ATGTCCACGCCCACTTCCCCGAAGACGCCCACACCGCCCACTTTGCCACCGGGCGTAACCAAAACATGTCACATTGTGAAAAGGCCCGATTTCGATGGCTATGGTTTCAATTTGCACTCGGAGAAGGTGAAACCAGGACAGTTTATTGGCAAAGTAGATGCGGATTCTCCGGCAGAGGCCGCCGGCCTGAAGGAGGGCGATCGCATCCTGGAGGTCAACGGGGTGTCCATTGGCAGTGAGACCCACAAGCAGGTGGTGGCCAGGATCAAGGCCATTGCGAATGAGGTCCGCTTGCTGCTCATCGATGTGGATGGCAAGGCCTTGGAGGTGAAACCCGCATCGCCGCCAGCCGCTGCCTGCAATGGAAACGGTAGTGCCAGCCCGAATGGATACGAGGGCACCAAACAGGAGATGCCCGGAGCAAGTGCCAATATCAGTAGCATCAGTATGGTGAGCACCAAGCGATCCTCAAATGCCAGCAGCATTCAGAGCGGCAGTACCATGAATGCCTCCGATTTGGATGTGGTCGATAGGGGAATCCCGGCAGCCGCTGCTCCGGTGGTTACCACCCCGCCTCCCGTTCAAAATGGAAGTAAACCCTCATCGCCGATTAATAATAACACTCTGATGAGCACACCGCCACCGCCTTCCGCTACCAAGGCTGGcatcaacaacaatggcagtgTTTATAACACCAATGGAAATGGTACAAATGGCATGACCACGCCCACTACACCACCCCCTCCGACCAGTGGCTATAAGGCGGGCACTTTGCATTTACCAATGACGGCCGCCGAAATGCGCGCCAAGTTGGCATCCAAGAAGAAGTACGATCCCAAGAACGAGAGTGTGGACCTCAAGAAGAAGTTCGACATCATTCAGAAGCTCTGA
- the LOC6609586 gene encoding proteasome subunit alpha type-5 encodes MFLTRSEYDRGVNTFSPEGRLFQVEYAIEAIKLGSTAIGICTSEGVVLAVEKRITSPLMVPSTVEKIVEVDKHIGCATSGLMADARTLIERARVECQNHWFVYNERMSIESCAQAVSTLAIQFGDSGDSDGAAAMSRPFGVAILFAGIEAGQPQLWHMDPSGTFVRYGAKAIGSGSEGAEQNLQQSFTTQMSLSEAIELSLNTLKQVMEEKLNSTNVEVMTMTKEKEFYMFTKEEVEEHIKNIA; translated from the exons ATGTTTCTCACCCGTTCCGAGTACGACAGAGGCGTGAACACCTTCTCGCCGGAGGGCCGCCTCTTCCAAGTAGAATATGCCATTGAGGCCATCAAATTGGGCTCCACAGCAATTGGAATTTGCACGTCGGAGG GAGTGGTTTTGGCAGTGGAGAAGCGCATCACTTCGCCGCTAATGGTACCCAGTACTGTGGAGAAGATCGTTGAGGTTGACAAGCACATTGGTTGCGCCACCTCCGGCTTGATGGCCGACGCCAGGACTCTGATCGAAAGGGCGCGcgtggagtgccagaaccacTGGTTCGTCTACAACGAGCGCATGTCCATCGAGTCCTGCGCCCAGGCTGTGTCCACTTTGGCCATCCagttcggtgatagtggcgaCAGCGATGGTGCCGCCGCCATGAGTCGTCCCTTTGGCGTAGCCATCCTATTTGCCGGCATCGAGGCTGGACAGCCACAGTTGTGGCACATGGATCCCTCCGGCACTTTCGTGCGCTACGGAGCCAAGGCCATTGGTTCGGGTAGCGAAGGTGCTGAGCAGAATCTGCAGCAATCCTTTACTACCCAGATGAGTCTCAGTGAGGCTATCGAACTTTCGCTCAACACACTTAAACAAGTCATGGAAGAGAAACTGAACTCCACCAATGTGGAGGTGATGACCATGACCAAGGAAAAGGAGTTCTACATGTTCAccaaggaggaggtggaggagcaCATTAAGAACATTGCGTAA
- the LOC6609584 gene encoding uncharacterized protein LOC6609584 isoform X3, protein MALTITKFRNSSAMVVAAQPPVILSPKILDSQDITKESGTASTRVNPGGIVLNKIPAIIRPSMKRATTTKITGATASGATTTTGGTDPVLKTPKYVVQTSPSGSSGHQLQMLARKDTQSLGVAINSLPPNTIIKATTRPAQTASWAPNYAAVTSTLSTPSSSRNSTQSTPTVAADARVSSAVRQAVFIQRELHQPQRSMRNMTLGLVDQAPLLHLGVAPQHLSLLKRHICRNANVTHMDCCLTLRKLKQNEHFALLAEHFELSESDAEDTFKRTLIKLARYLRPLIRWPDARHHNERFKHTPLNYRANLLHVRSLIECVETDVPIDLGLGSGSYKFILCINTNGIISYVSSAFPGSCDDLQLFEASRFRDVIPDYLTLCAEPGKAVRRARRSGFGDPQDSADEDEAAAEPKRSLTKFEAQRLGGQLANQQSLSVVDGALTSKRAPAIQLPTFNAQEPACRAQMRDMIDYLREFRMLDNSAIKQKSLLGYLDEMIVVAAALCNLKRQELQS, encoded by the exons ATGGCGTTAACAATCACAAAATTTCGAAATTCGAGTGCGATGGTGGTGGCCGCACAGCCCCCAGTGATCTTGAGCCCCAAAATACTAGATTCCCAGGATATCACAAAG GAGTCGGGAACTGCATCAACGAGAGTTAATCCAGGCGGTATAGTTCTTAACAAAATACCAGCgattataagaccaagtatgaagcgagcaacaacaacaaagataACTGGAGCCACGGCTTcgggagcaacaacaacaacaggggGAACAG ATCCCGTTCTCAAAACACCCAAGTATGTGGTTCAGACTAGTCCAAGCGGCTCCTCTGGCCATCAGCTCCAGATGCTGGCAAGGAAGGACACGCAAAGCCTGGGAGTGGCCATCAATTCACTGCCGCCCAACACAATCATCAAAGCAACCACAAGACCTGCCCAAACAGCGTCTTGGGCACCAAACTACGCGGCTGTCACTTCGACGCTAAGCACGCCGAGCAGTAGCAGGAATTCTACTCAGTCCACACCAACTGTGGCAGCTGATGCAAGAGTTTCCTCCGCCGTGCGACAAGCTGTGTTCATTCAGAGGGAGCTACACCAGCCGCAGAGGAGCATGAGAAATATGACACTTGGTTTGGTGGATCAGGCGCCACTGCTTCATTTGGGTGTTGCGCCACAGCACCTGTCACTACTGAAACGTCATATCTGCCGCAATGCTAATGTCACCCACATGGACTGCTGCTTGACTCTAAGGAAACTCAAACAAAACGAGCACTTCGCCCTGTTGGCCGAGCACTTTGAGCTGAGCGAATCTGATGCCGAGGACACATTCAAGCGCACGCTTATCAAGCTGGCCCGTTACCTCCGTCCACTGATCCGTTGGCCAGATGCACGTCATCACAATGAGCGCTTCAAGCATACCCCACTGAACTACCGAGCCAACCTGTTGCATGTACGCTCGTTGATCGAGTGTGTGGAAACGGATGTGCCGATAGATCTGGGATTGGGCAGCGGCAGCTATAAGTTCATATTGTGCATCAATACAAATG GCATTATCAGCTATGTGTCAAGCGCCTTTCCTGGCAGTTGCGATGATCTTCAATTGTTTGAGGCCAGCAGATTTCGGGATGTCATTCCCGATTACCTGACGCTATGCGCGGAACCAGGCAAAGCAGTACGTCGTGCTCGCAGGTCGGGCTTTGGAGATCCTCAGGACTCAgcggatgaggatgaggcGGCGGCGGAACCAAAGCGATCACTTACCAAATTCGAGGCACAGCGTTTGGGTGGGCAGCTAGCAAACCAGCAATCCCTATCCGTTGTAGATGGAGCACTGACTTCCAAGCGGGCTCCAGCGATTCAACTACCCACATTCAACGCTCAAGAACCGGCCTGTAGAGCCCAAATGAGGGATATGATAGATTATTTAAGGGAATTCCGCATGCTGGATAATTCGGCTATTAAGCAAAAATCATTACTGGGCTATCTTGATGAAATGATCGTGGTGGCTGCGGCTTTATGCAACCTTAAGCGCCAGGAGTTGCaatcttaa
- the LOC6609584 gene encoding uncharacterized protein LOC6609584 isoform X2 — protein MALTITKFRNSSAMVVAAQPPVILSPKILDSQDITKSGTASTRVNPGGIVLNKIPAIIRPSMKRATTTKITGATASGATTTTGGTGTVGYPVLKTPKYVVQTSPSGSSGHQLQMLARKDTQSLGVAINSLPPNTIIKATTRPAQTASWAPNYAAVTSTLSTPSSSRNSTQSTPTVAADARVSSAVRQAVFIQRELHQPQRSMRNMTLGLVDQAPLLHLGVAPQHLSLLKRHICRNANVTHMDCCLTLRKLKQNEHFALLAEHFELSESDAEDTFKRTLIKLARYLRPLIRWPDARHHNERFKHTPLNYRANLLHVRSLIECVETDVPIDLGLGSGSYKFILCINTNGIISYVSSAFPGSCDDLQLFEASRFRDVIPDYLTLCAEPGKAVRRARRSGFGDPQDSADEDEAAAEPKRSLTKFEAQRLGGQLANQQSLSVVDGALTSKRAPAIQLPTFNAQEPACRAQMRDMIDYLREFRMLDNSAIKQKSLLGYLDEMIVVAAALCNLKRQELQS, from the exons ATGGCGTTAACAATCACAAAATTTCGAAATTCGAGTGCGATGGTGGTGGCCGCACAGCCCCCAGTGATCTTGAGCCCCAAAATACTAGATTCCCAGGATATCACAAAG TCGGGAACTGCATCAACGAGAGTTAATCCAGGCGGTATAGTTCTTAACAAAATACCAGCgattataagaccaagtatgaagcgagcaacaacaacaaagataACTGGAGCCACGGCTTcgggagcaacaacaacaacaggggGAACAGGTACAGTAGGGT ATCCCGTTCTCAAAACACCCAAGTATGTGGTTCAGACTAGTCCAAGCGGCTCCTCTGGCCATCAGCTCCAGATGCTGGCAAGGAAGGACACGCAAAGCCTGGGAGTGGCCATCAATTCACTGCCGCCCAACACAATCATCAAAGCAACCACAAGACCTGCCCAAACAGCGTCTTGGGCACCAAACTACGCGGCTGTCACTTCGACGCTAAGCACGCCGAGCAGTAGCAGGAATTCTACTCAGTCCACACCAACTGTGGCAGCTGATGCAAGAGTTTCCTCCGCCGTGCGACAAGCTGTGTTCATTCAGAGGGAGCTACACCAGCCGCAGAGGAGCATGAGAAATATGACACTTGGTTTGGTGGATCAGGCGCCACTGCTTCATTTGGGTGTTGCGCCACAGCACCTGTCACTACTGAAACGTCATATCTGCCGCAATGCTAATGTCACCCACATGGACTGCTGCTTGACTCTAAGGAAACTCAAACAAAACGAGCACTTCGCCCTGTTGGCCGAGCACTTTGAGCTGAGCGAATCTGATGCCGAGGACACATTCAAGCGCACGCTTATCAAGCTGGCCCGTTACCTCCGTCCACTGATCCGTTGGCCAGATGCACGTCATCACAATGAGCGCTTCAAGCATACCCCACTGAACTACCGAGCCAACCTGTTGCATGTACGCTCGTTGATCGAGTGTGTGGAAACGGATGTGCCGATAGATCTGGGATTGGGCAGCGGCAGCTATAAGTTCATATTGTGCATCAATACAAATG GCATTATCAGCTATGTGTCAAGCGCCTTTCCTGGCAGTTGCGATGATCTTCAATTGTTTGAGGCCAGCAGATTTCGGGATGTCATTCCCGATTACCTGACGCTATGCGCGGAACCAGGCAAAGCAGTACGTCGTGCTCGCAGGTCGGGCTTTGGAGATCCTCAGGACTCAgcggatgaggatgaggcGGCGGCGGAACCAAAGCGATCACTTACCAAATTCGAGGCACAGCGTTTGGGTGGGCAGCTAGCAAACCAGCAATCCCTATCCGTTGTAGATGGAGCACTGACTTCCAAGCGGGCTCCAGCGATTCAACTACCCACATTCAACGCTCAAGAACCGGCCTGTAGAGCCCAAATGAGGGATATGATAGATTATTTAAGGGAATTCCGCATGCTGGATAATTCGGCTATTAAGCAAAAATCATTACTGGGCTATCTTGATGAAATGATCGTGGTGGCTGCGGCTTTATGCAACCTTAAGCGCCAGGAGTTGCaatcttaa
- the LOC6609584 gene encoding uncharacterized protein LOC6609584 isoform X1: protein MALTITKFRNSSAMVVAAQPPVILSPKILDSQDITKESGTASTRVNPGGIVLNKIPAIIRPSMKRATTTKITGATASGATTTTGGTGTVGYPVLKTPKYVVQTSPSGSSGHQLQMLARKDTQSLGVAINSLPPNTIIKATTRPAQTASWAPNYAAVTSTLSTPSSSRNSTQSTPTVAADARVSSAVRQAVFIQRELHQPQRSMRNMTLGLVDQAPLLHLGVAPQHLSLLKRHICRNANVTHMDCCLTLRKLKQNEHFALLAEHFELSESDAEDTFKRTLIKLARYLRPLIRWPDARHHNERFKHTPLNYRANLLHVRSLIECVETDVPIDLGLGSGSYKFILCINTNGIISYVSSAFPGSCDDLQLFEASRFRDVIPDYLTLCAEPGKAVRRARRSGFGDPQDSADEDEAAAEPKRSLTKFEAQRLGGQLANQQSLSVVDGALTSKRAPAIQLPTFNAQEPACRAQMRDMIDYLREFRMLDNSAIKQKSLLGYLDEMIVVAAALCNLKRQELQS from the exons ATGGCGTTAACAATCACAAAATTTCGAAATTCGAGTGCGATGGTGGTGGCCGCACAGCCCCCAGTGATCTTGAGCCCCAAAATACTAGATTCCCAGGATATCACAAAG GAGTCGGGAACTGCATCAACGAGAGTTAATCCAGGCGGTATAGTTCTTAACAAAATACCAGCgattataagaccaagtatgaagcgagcaacaacaacaaagataACTGGAGCCACGGCTTcgggagcaacaacaacaacaggggGAACAGGTACAGTAGGGT ATCCCGTTCTCAAAACACCCAAGTATGTGGTTCAGACTAGTCCAAGCGGCTCCTCTGGCCATCAGCTCCAGATGCTGGCAAGGAAGGACACGCAAAGCCTGGGAGTGGCCATCAATTCACTGCCGCCCAACACAATCATCAAAGCAACCACAAGACCTGCCCAAACAGCGTCTTGGGCACCAAACTACGCGGCTGTCACTTCGACGCTAAGCACGCCGAGCAGTAGCAGGAATTCTACTCAGTCCACACCAACTGTGGCAGCTGATGCAAGAGTTTCCTCCGCCGTGCGACAAGCTGTGTTCATTCAGAGGGAGCTACACCAGCCGCAGAGGAGCATGAGAAATATGACACTTGGTTTGGTGGATCAGGCGCCACTGCTTCATTTGGGTGTTGCGCCACAGCACCTGTCACTACTGAAACGTCATATCTGCCGCAATGCTAATGTCACCCACATGGACTGCTGCTTGACTCTAAGGAAACTCAAACAAAACGAGCACTTCGCCCTGTTGGCCGAGCACTTTGAGCTGAGCGAATCTGATGCCGAGGACACATTCAAGCGCACGCTTATCAAGCTGGCCCGTTACCTCCGTCCACTGATCCGTTGGCCAGATGCACGTCATCACAATGAGCGCTTCAAGCATACCCCACTGAACTACCGAGCCAACCTGTTGCATGTACGCTCGTTGATCGAGTGTGTGGAAACGGATGTGCCGATAGATCTGGGATTGGGCAGCGGCAGCTATAAGTTCATATTGTGCATCAATACAAATG GCATTATCAGCTATGTGTCAAGCGCCTTTCCTGGCAGTTGCGATGATCTTCAATTGTTTGAGGCCAGCAGATTTCGGGATGTCATTCCCGATTACCTGACGCTATGCGCGGAACCAGGCAAAGCAGTACGTCGTGCTCGCAGGTCGGGCTTTGGAGATCCTCAGGACTCAgcggatgaggatgaggcGGCGGCGGAACCAAAGCGATCACTTACCAAATTCGAGGCACAGCGTTTGGGTGGGCAGCTAGCAAACCAGCAATCCCTATCCGTTGTAGATGGAGCACTGACTTCCAAGCGGGCTCCAGCGATTCAACTACCCACATTCAACGCTCAAGAACCGGCCTGTAGAGCCCAAATGAGGGATATGATAGATTATTTAAGGGAATTCCGCATGCTGGATAATTCGGCTATTAAGCAAAAATCATTACTGGGCTATCTTGATGAAATGATCGTGGTGGCTGCGGCTTTATGCAACCTTAAGCGCCAGGAGTTGCaatcttaa